A genomic segment from Gracilimonas sediminicola encodes:
- a CDS encoding FAD-dependent oxidoreductase, whose product MKNKNHITVLGAGVSGLTTAIVLAEHGFKVNIITKELPKQTTSAVAAAIWFPYEAYPTNKVNSWSRRSLLRFKHLAQNEDSGVSFIPFTAYLDTRQKPWWLDALPGENILDDDVQHPVHPGYKGYTLNVPLIETPIYLEYLLNRFKESGGEIIKQEVTSVEELEAYFPVVNCTGLDAKHLFNDEQLYPIQGQVVRVAPDQKIQGMATEYELGDQEMAYIIPRRDGIILGGSAKKHQTSTKADPSLTERILTYCSEFEPAVLELPVLDVKVGLRPGRPEIRLEKDPQLPVIHNYGHGGAGYTVSWGCAEEVLKLL is encoded by the coding sequence CCGCCATTGTGCTTGCCGAGCATGGCTTCAAGGTAAACATCATTACAAAAGAACTTCCCAAACAAACCACTTCGGCCGTAGCTGCCGCCATCTGGTTTCCTTATGAAGCCTACCCGACAAACAAAGTAAACAGTTGGAGCCGCAGGTCGCTTTTAAGATTCAAGCATCTTGCCCAGAATGAAGACTCCGGGGTCTCTTTCATCCCCTTCACAGCCTATCTCGACACCCGCCAAAAACCGTGGTGGCTGGATGCTTTACCTGGCGAGAATATCCTTGATGACGACGTTCAGCATCCGGTTCACCCCGGATACAAAGGATACACCCTTAATGTGCCTTTGATAGAAACTCCCATCTACCTGGAATACCTTTTGAATCGTTTTAAAGAATCAGGCGGGGAAATAATCAAGCAGGAAGTTACCTCTGTTGAAGAACTTGAAGCATACTTCCCGGTGGTGAATTGCACCGGACTGGACGCAAAGCATTTGTTTAATGACGAGCAACTGTACCCCATTCAGGGACAGGTTGTGAGAGTAGCTCCAGATCAGAAGATTCAGGGAATGGCTACTGAATATGAGCTTGGCGATCAGGAAATGGCATACATTATTCCCCGGAGAGATGGGATCATCTTAGGTGGTTCTGCCAAAAAGCATCAAACTTCTACCAAAGCTGATCCCTCCCTTACAGAACGAATCCTTACATATTGCTCGGAATTTGAACCTGCTGTTTTGGAACTGCCGGTATTGGATGTGAAAGTTGGATTGCGGCCCGGAAGACCAGAAATCCGACTGGAAAAGGATCCGCAATTGCCGGTAATTCATAATTATGGACATGGCGGTGCCGGCTATACGGTATCTTGGGGATGTGCAGAAGAGGTATTGAAACTCCTCTGA